The following are encoded together in the Nocardioides sp. Arc9.136 genome:
- a CDS encoding Rieske 2Fe-2S domain-containing protein, with translation MSVAKDEVRQIEAEAAPTRFARGWHCLGLERDFRDGKPHGIEAFGQKLVVFATSDGEVKVLDSYCRHMGGDLSQGTVKGDELACPFHDWRWGGDGRCKQIPYARRVPLRARTQAWHTLVQDGMLFVWNDPEGNPPPADVTIPRIEGYEDPEWSDWVWYTTTIEGANCREIVDNVVDMAHFFYVHYSFPTYFKNVFEGHTATQWMNGESREDILPPPKAGRPPAVKAQTSVATYHGPSFMIDDLVYHYDDFDVPSVLINCHYPVDANTFVLQYGVMVKKLPGLDDAEAAVMAQKMGNFIRLGFEQDVAIWKSKARIDNPLLCEEDGPVYQLRRWYEQFYVDAAAVTPEMTERFEFEIDTTRPNEAWRREVEANLARKAEASGQPV, from the coding sequence ATGAGCGTCGCCAAGGACGAGGTCCGCCAGATCGAGGCGGAGGCCGCGCCGACCCGCTTCGCCCGGGGCTGGCACTGCCTCGGGCTCGAGCGGGACTTCCGTGACGGCAAGCCGCACGGCATCGAGGCGTTCGGCCAGAAGCTGGTCGTCTTCGCCACGAGCGACGGCGAGGTGAAGGTCCTCGACTCCTACTGCCGCCACATGGGCGGCGACCTGTCCCAGGGCACGGTCAAGGGCGACGAGCTCGCCTGCCCGTTCCACGACTGGCGCTGGGGCGGCGACGGCCGCTGCAAGCAGATCCCCTACGCCCGCCGCGTCCCGCTCCGCGCGCGCACCCAGGCCTGGCACACGCTGGTCCAGGACGGCATGCTCTTCGTCTGGAACGACCCCGAGGGCAACCCGCCGCCGGCCGACGTGACGATCCCGCGGATCGAGGGCTACGAGGACCCCGAGTGGAGCGACTGGGTCTGGTACACCACCACGATCGAGGGCGCGAACTGCCGCGAGATCGTCGACAACGTCGTGGACATGGCGCACTTCTTCTACGTGCACTACTCGTTCCCGACGTACTTCAAGAACGTCTTCGAGGGCCACACCGCGACGCAGTGGATGAACGGCGAGAGTCGCGAGGACATCCTGCCCCCGCCGAAGGCGGGTCGCCCGCCCGCCGTCAAGGCCCAGACCTCGGTCGCGACATACCACGGCCCGTCGTTCATGATCGACGACCTCGTCTACCACTACGACGACTTCGACGTCCCGAGCGTGCTGATCAACTGCCACTACCCGGTCGACGCCAACACCTTCGTGCTCCAGTACGGCGTGATGGTCAAGAAGCTGCCCGGCCTCGACGACGCCGAGGCGGCCGTCATGGCCCAGAAGATGGGCAACTTCATCCGGCTCGGCTTCGAGCAGGACGTCGCGATCTGGAAGAGCAAGGCCCGCATCGACAACCCGCTGCTGTGCGAGGAGGACGGGCCGGTCTACCAGCTCCGCCGCTGGTACGAGCAGTTCTACGTCGACGCCGCCGCGGTGACCCCCGAGATGACCGAGCGCTTCGAGTTCGAGATCGACACCACCCGGCCCAACGAGGCCTGGCGCCGGGAGGTCGAGGCGAACCTCGCCCGCAAGGCCGAGGCCAGCGGCCAGCCCGTCTGA
- a CDS encoding SDR family oxidoreductase codes for MIDVDRHGPWAVIAGGSEGVGASFATQLAEAGLDLVLLARKPGPLEETAEAARALGAEVRTLAVDLTDADAMERIAEVTADLEVGLLVYNAGANTYGHEFVSGELDRFQQVIDLNITAQLALVRHFGGLMKERRRGGLLLVGSLAGFMGSAQISVYAAVKAFCRVFAEGLWLEMREHDVDVLEFVLGVTRTPAMARAGLSMDIPGLHVSEPDDVARQALASLGDGPVQVAAGNEKAVEVRSRTDRARLVLGAHEASKKMLPPASAPAR; via the coding sequence ATGATCGACGTCGACCGGCACGGCCCCTGGGCGGTCATCGCGGGCGGTTCGGAGGGCGTGGGCGCGTCCTTCGCCACCCAGCTCGCCGAGGCCGGCCTGGACCTGGTGCTGCTCGCCCGGAAGCCCGGCCCGCTCGAGGAGACCGCCGAGGCGGCACGCGCCCTGGGCGCGGAGGTGCGGACGCTCGCCGTCGACCTCACCGACGCCGACGCGATGGAGCGGATCGCCGAGGTCACCGCCGACCTCGAGGTCGGCCTGCTGGTCTACAACGCCGGCGCGAACACCTACGGGCACGAGTTCGTGTCCGGCGAGCTCGACCGCTTCCAGCAGGTCATCGACCTCAACATCACCGCCCAGCTCGCCCTGGTCCGCCACTTCGGCGGGCTCATGAAGGAGCGCCGCCGCGGCGGCCTGCTCCTCGTGGGGTCGCTGGCCGGCTTCATGGGCTCCGCCCAGATCTCGGTGTACGCCGCGGTCAAGGCGTTCTGCCGCGTCTTCGCCGAGGGGCTGTGGCTGGAGATGCGCGAGCACGACGTGGACGTCCTGGAGTTCGTGCTGGGCGTGACGCGCACCCCGGCGATGGCACGCGCCGGGCTGTCCATGGACATCCCCGGCCTGCACGTCTCCGAGCCCGACGACGTCGCCCGCCAGGCGCTCGCCTCGCTCGGCGACGGCCCGGTCCAGGTGGCCGCGGGCAACGAGAAGGCCGTCGAGGTCCGCAGCCGCACCGACCGCGCGCGGCTGGTGCTCGGCGCGCACGAGGCGTCGAAGAAGATGCTGCCCCCGGCCTCCGCGCCGGCCCGGTGA
- a CDS encoding TIGR03619 family F420-dependent LLM class oxidoreductase: MSAHAPALRIGVVSPVVTANPGAHQEWEAGAGIEELARIAAVADGLGFHHLTCSEHVAVPTAIAAERGATYWDPLATLGYLAARTERIRLATQVLVLGYHHPLEIAKRYGTLDLISGGRVVLGLGVGSLEEEFALLGATFEGRGAIADDALAALRAALGRRTPSYQGPHFSFGDVVVEPHAVQDRVPLWIGGRTPRSLRRALALGDGWVPFGLGLSALTEMLARAEVPEGFEVVLSPGRPVDPLGDPEATADRLRRVLGAGATLVSTAVHAESADHYCEQLAALAAVGEEIG; the protein is encoded by the coding sequence GTGAGCGCCCACGCGCCCGCGCTGCGGATCGGGGTCGTCAGCCCGGTCGTGACCGCCAACCCGGGCGCCCACCAGGAGTGGGAGGCGGGGGCCGGCATCGAGGAGCTCGCCCGGATCGCGGCGGTGGCCGACGGGCTGGGCTTCCACCACCTGACCTGCAGCGAGCACGTCGCCGTGCCGACCGCGATCGCGGCCGAGCGCGGCGCGACGTACTGGGACCCGCTGGCGACCCTCGGCTACCTCGCCGCCCGCACCGAGCGGATCCGGCTCGCCACGCAGGTGCTCGTCCTGGGCTACCACCACCCGCTGGAGATCGCGAAGCGCTACGGCACCCTCGACCTGATCAGCGGCGGACGCGTGGTGCTGGGGCTCGGCGTCGGCTCCCTCGAGGAGGAGTTCGCGCTGCTGGGCGCGACGTTCGAGGGCCGCGGCGCGATCGCCGACGACGCCCTCGCCGCCCTCCGCGCGGCGCTCGGCCGCCGCACGCCGTCCTACCAGGGCCCGCACTTCTCCTTCGGCGACGTCGTCGTCGAGCCGCACGCCGTCCAGGACCGGGTGCCGCTGTGGATCGGCGGACGCACCCCGCGGTCGCTGCGCCGCGCGCTGGCCCTCGGCGACGGCTGGGTCCCCTTCGGTCTCGGGCTCTCGGCGCTGACCGAGATGCTGGCGCGCGCGGAGGTGCCCGAGGGATTCGAGGTCGTCCTCTCCCCGGGCCGACCTGTCGACCCCCTCGGCGACCCCGAGGCGACCGCCGACCGGCTGCGCCGCGTGCTGGGCGCCGGAGCCACCCTGGTCAGCACGGCGGTCCACGCCGAGTCGGCCGACCACTACTGCGAGCAGCTGGCGGCGCTGGCCGCCGTCGGCGAGGAGATCGGATGA